One genomic region from Leptospira tipperaryensis encodes:
- a CDS encoding helix-turn-helix transcriptional regulator yields the protein MEVVHLFPIAAMFANLAAFFAIIRDRDPFGAYFRIFLLALAGGNFSIFLLLKSTSSEEASVFFHIFRHFIFFVPYLLLSLSRILSGRPVKSTMTSVVLTTTIALLILIEFDFFSDGSILIREWKLYDWGWFPVLEIPARILVGGLFGTCFLLSLILLLKPEETLVRGWIPVLVIFWWLGLGTNFIPLFGSNLFPLGMGADSIISVFVSVYLSREEIESVFHKIAEGFVCLSVALGLGSLSLLYLTRIESTRSQTILLSLIGAATSWIVLRFFRPAKKSLELLDFNLLSQKGLTKQELRICELISEGYTRKQIGFFLGIADGTLRNHLVHLYDKTVDKEKESNGGKDKFQRLTVFLQKFRKP from the coding sequence ATGGAAGTGGTTCACTTATTTCCCATCGCGGCAATGTTCGCAAACCTCGCCGCCTTCTTTGCGATCATACGCGACCGAGATCCTTTCGGAGCTTATTTTCGAATCTTTTTACTTGCCTTAGCCGGCGGAAATTTTTCGATCTTCTTACTTTTAAAATCCACGTCTTCCGAAGAAGCCTCCGTTTTTTTTCATATTTTTCGCCACTTTATTTTTTTTGTTCCGTATCTTCTTCTCAGTTTGAGTAGAATTCTATCGGGACGTCCGGTAAAATCTACGATGACTTCCGTCGTTTTGACAACGACGATCGCGCTCTTGATTCTTATCGAATTTGATTTTTTCTCCGATGGATCCATTCTTATCCGAGAATGGAAATTATACGATTGGGGTTGGTTTCCCGTTTTAGAAATTCCAGCAAGAATTCTTGTCGGCGGCTTATTTGGAACTTGTTTTCTTCTTTCTCTGATTCTCTTATTGAAACCGGAAGAAACTCTTGTGAGAGGTTGGATTCCGGTTTTGGTTATCTTTTGGTGGCTGGGACTCGGTACAAATTTTATTCCTCTTTTCGGTTCGAATCTATTTCCGTTAGGAATGGGCGCCGATTCCATCATTAGCGTTTTTGTTTCGGTTTATCTTTCCAGAGAAGAAATCGAATCCGTTTTTCATAAAATCGCGGAAGGTTTTGTATGTCTGAGCGTCGCCTTGGGATTGGGTTCTCTTTCTCTTTTGTATTTAACAAGAATCGAATCGACACGATCACAAACGATTTTACTTTCCTTAATCGGAGCGGCGACCTCTTGGATTGTTCTCCGATTCTTTCGACCGGCAAAAAAATCTTTAGAATTATTGGACTTTAATCTTCTCTCTCAAAAAGGTCTTACAAAACAAGAGCTAAGAATTTGTGAATTGATAAGCGAAGGATATACTCGCAAACAAATCGGCTTTTTTCTCGGAATCGCCGACGGAACGTTACGAAATCATCTCGTTCATCTTTATGATAAAACCGTGGATAAAGAAAAAGAATCGAATGGCGGCAAAGATAAGTTTCAAAGACTTACCGTGTTTCTTCAGAAATTTAGAAAACCGTGA
- a CDS encoding MarR family winged helix-turn-helix transcriptional regulator, protein MKSKKTEDHVDFILNQWAQERPDLDTTAMGTVGRIHRLSSMFFYNVHKEVFERHGLATQDFDVMAALLRSGKPYKKAPGDLLATLMITSGTMTNRIDRLESLGWVQRESDPKDRRGVLICLTSEGKTVITKTLLDHVKSVDELMSALSEKEHAELSKLLRKLLLNLER, encoded by the coding sequence ATGAAGTCCAAAAAAACGGAAGACCACGTCGATTTTATCTTAAACCAATGGGCTCAAGAAAGACCCGATCTGGATACGACTGCCATGGGGACGGTAGGAAGAATTCATCGATTGTCTTCGATGTTCTTTTATAACGTTCACAAGGAAGTTTTTGAAAGGCACGGACTTGCTACTCAAGATTTCGATGTGATGGCGGCTCTTCTTAGAAGCGGAAAACCTTATAAAAAAGCGCCGGGCGATCTACTCGCAACCTTGATGATCACATCGGGAACGATGACAAATCGAATCGATAGATTGGAATCTTTGGGTTGGGTTCAGAGAGAATCGGATCCAAAGGATAGACGCGGAGTTCTCATCTGCTTAACTTCAGAAGGAAAAACAGTCATTACAAAAACTCTTTTGGATCACGTCAAAAGCGTAGACGAATTGATGAGCGCGCTTTCCGAAAAGGAACACGCAGAACTTTCGAAACTTTTAAGAAAATTGCTTTTGAATTTGGAACGATAA